A genomic window from Terrisporobacter glycolicus ATCC 14880 = DSM 1288 includes:
- a CDS encoding NUDIX hydrolase, which yields MKDIIDKFNNYQPYINGYENMKRASVLIPLVKENGKYSILFELRSRKMRRQPGEISFPGGRIEKNETPKEACIRETCEEIGINEDNINIISPLDIYVSHANLIIHPYLGEIKDIKNLNINKDEVDHIFLVPIDYLINYDANIYTNDVKVVPNENFPYEKIPNKEKYEFAMGEYPVWFYEYKDYVIWGITARILENFLNFIKTN from the coding sequence TTGAAAGACATAATTGACAAATTTAATAATTATCAGCCCTATATAAATGGTTATGAAAACATGAAACGTGCTTCTGTATTAATACCCCTAGTAAAAGAAAATGGAAAATACTCTATCTTGTTTGAACTAAGATCAAGAAAAATGAGGCGTCAGCCTGGAGAAATCTCCTTTCCTGGAGGAAGAATTGAAAAAAATGAAACCCCAAAAGAAGCTTGTATAAGAGAAACTTGCGAAGAAATAGGAATTAATGAAGATAACATTAATATTATATCTCCCTTAGATATTTATGTATCACATGCAAATTTAATAATCCATCCTTACTTAGGTGAAATTAAAGACATAAAAAACTTAAATATTAATAAGGATGAAGTGGATCATATATTTTTAGTCCCTATTGATTATTTAATAAATTACGATGCAAATATTTATACAAATGATGTAAAAGTCGTTCCAAATGAAAATTTTCCTTATGAAAAAATACCTAATAAAGAAAAATATGAATTTGCTATGGGCGAATATCCTGTTTGGTTTTATGAATATAAGGACTATGTTATTTGGGGTATAACTGCTAGGATTTTGGAGAACTTTTTAAATTTTATAAAAACTAATTAA
- a CDS encoding lactate racemase domain-containing protein, which yields MNKINNILEEIKLPEIIKVKQIFDKTSINNVEEEIKRLLNEGNFKNKIKKGKTVAITGGSRGISNYKIIMKTIVDFVKNEGGIPFIVPAMGSHGGGDAKGQKHILEKLGITEENMGCEIKSSMEVVEIGRTIKGLPVYIDKNAFYAHGIILVNRIKAHTSFRGEYESGLVKMLAIGLGKRKGADITHSLRFEKMAENILESAKVSLSKLNILFGVGSVENAYDNVAHINILNKDEILIKEPLLLEKSKELMGKLYLDNIDVLIVKEIGKNISGTGMDTNIIGRYHTKAASGGPNITKIGVLNLNSSSNGNANGMGLADFISEKFYNNIEFESTYLNAITSTEPNSIKLPMVLENDKYVFKACAKTCGILNFKDIKLVIIENTKNLNEIYMSKEAYKSISEDKMVEVKGSYFEIKFDDNGNFII from the coding sequence ATGAATAAAATTAATAATATATTAGAAGAAATAAAACTTCCTGAAATTATAAAAGTAAAACAAATATTCGATAAAACTAGTATAAATAACGTGGAAGAAGAAATAAAAAGATTATTAAATGAAGGAAACTTTAAGAATAAAATAAAAAAGGGAAAAACTGTAGCTATAACTGGGGGAAGTAGAGGAATTAGTAACTATAAAATTATAATGAAAACCATAGTTGATTTTGTAAAAAACGAAGGTGGCATTCCATTTATTGTTCCAGCCATGGGGAGTCATGGTGGAGGCGATGCAAAAGGGCAAAAGCATATTCTCGAAAAATTAGGTATTACAGAAGAAAATATGGGATGTGAAATAAAGTCTTCCATGGAAGTTGTAGAAATAGGAAGAACAATCAAAGGCTTACCCGTTTATATTGATAAAAATGCTTTTTATGCCCATGGGATAATACTTGTAAACAGAATAAAGGCACATACTTCTTTTAGAGGGGAATATGAAAGCGGTCTAGTTAAAATGCTTGCCATAGGACTGGGAAAAAGAAAAGGTGCAGATATTACTCACTCTTTAAGATTTGAAAAAATGGCTGAAAATATTTTAGAGTCGGCTAAAGTGTCTCTATCTAAATTAAATATACTGTTTGGAGTTGGTTCGGTAGAAAATGCTTATGATAATGTAGCTCATATAAATATATTAAATAAGGATGAAATTCTTATAAAAGAACCTTTATTATTAGAAAAATCAAAAGAGCTAATGGGAAAATTATATTTAGATAATATAGATGTATTAATAGTAAAAGAAATTGGTAAAAACATAAGTGGTACTGGTATGGATACGAATATTATAGGAAGATATCATACTAAAGCTGCATCAGGAGGTCCGAATATAACAAAAATAGGTGTATTAAATCTAAATAGTAGTTCAAATGGAAATGCTAATGGAATGGGTTTAGCAGACTTTATAAGTGAAAAGTTTTATAATAATATTGAGTTTGAAAGTACATATTTAAATGCTATAACTTCCACAGAGCCAAATAGTATTAAGCTTCCTATGGTTTTAGAAAATGATAAATATGTATTTAAAGCTTGCGCTAAAACCTGCGGTATTTTAAACTTCAAAGATATTAAGTTAGTTATCATAGAAAATACTAAAAATTTGAATGAAATATATATGAGTAAAGAAGCATACAAAAGTATAAGTGAAGATAAAATGGTTGAGGTTAAGGGAAGTTATTTTGAAATAAAATTTGATGATAATGGTAATTTCATCATATAA
- the mutS gene encoding DNA mismatch repair protein MutS, with translation MEIDRNKLTPMMKQYFECKDKYPDCILFFRLGDFYEMFFEDAIVASKVLEIALTGKSCGLEERAPMCGIPFHAAASYISKLVEAGYKVAIGEQMEDPQSVKGIVKREVIQVVTPGTVLEGSLLENKKNNYLMSLYKVNDKIGLSYVDISTGETNATCIAKDKVIEEIAKVSPSEIILNDLSFKDNLKNIATMSNIYINENFDEDYLNTKILSEYFSEDYLRSLRFDNDNLIKTSLCILLNYIYNTQKQITSNINVITIYNPMEYMVLDMFTRINLELTQTIRGSKKKGSLLHVLDKTSTAMGGRLLRKYVEEPLVNKKKIDERLDVIEEIKEDFSLREDLIDILKNVYDIERICGKIAFEKVSPKEMINLKNSIEKLPLLSDRINSCDGDTIKKYIDNMEDLKDIYELINESIIEEPSITIKDGNIIKSSYNEELRELRDISKNGAFMIKDIENREREKTGVKSLKIGFNKVFGYYIEITKVNLANLDLEGRYIRKQTLSNAERFITEELKEIEDKILHAEEKIKSLEYEIFVKIRQTIYNNIDRIQNVAKIIGNIDVFTSFATVAHINNYVKPSINNDNKLDIKNGRHPVIENIVGEENFVPNDTYLNSGENIINIITGPNMSGKSTYMRQTAIICLMAHMGSFVPAEYANIPISDRIFTRVGASDDLSQGQSTFMVEMSEVSHILKNATDKSLVILDEIGRGTSTYDGISLAWSIVEYIEKYIKCKTLFATHYHELTELENEFDEVKNYSIAVKDDGENIIFLRKIIDQAADKSYGIYVAKLAKLPDEVINRSSEILKDLEKNHIYNGYAINGGANNEDANLDIGNKCSNGKDSTLNLELELKKLEDSNFKNENEHLKLEKESLKKTYKKLKKDYEKLNVEYEKLQRENLDNIANKEVALSEDQISFDVVKDDDILEEIKGLDILSMTPLDAMNALFNLQKKAKK, from the coding sequence ATGGAGATTGACAGAAATAAACTTACTCCTATGATGAAACAATACTTTGAATGCAAGGATAAATATCCTGATTGTATATTGTTTTTCAGATTAGGTGATTTTTACGAAATGTTCTTTGAAGATGCTATCGTGGCATCGAAAGTACTAGAAATAGCGTTAACAGGAAAATCTTGCGGTTTAGAAGAGAGAGCACCTATGTGTGGTATTCCCTTTCATGCTGCCGCTTCATATATATCGAAATTAGTAGAAGCAGGATATAAAGTTGCTATTGGGGAGCAAATGGAAGACCCTCAAAGTGTAAAGGGTATAGTAAAAAGAGAAGTAATTCAAGTAGTTACACCAGGGACTGTGTTAGAAGGAAGCTTGCTTGAAAACAAGAAAAATAATTACCTTATGTCTTTATATAAAGTAAATGATAAAATAGGTCTTTCTTATGTGGATATAAGTACGGGGGAAACAAATGCAACTTGTATAGCGAAAGATAAAGTTATTGAAGAAATAGCAAAGGTTAGTCCTTCGGAAATAATATTAAATGATTTAAGCTTCAAAGATAATTTAAAAAATATTGCTACAATGAGTAATATTTATATAAACGAAAATTTTGATGAAGATTATTTAAATACAAAAATATTAAGTGAATATTTCAGTGAAGACTATTTAAGAAGTTTAAGGTTTGATAATGACAATTTAATAAAAACTAGTTTATGCATACTTCTTAATTATATATATAATACTCAAAAACAAATAACATCAAATATAAATGTAATAACCATATATAATCCAATGGAATATATGGTTCTTGATATGTTTACTAGAATAAATCTTGAGTTAACTCAAACAATTAGGGGTTCTAAGAAAAAGGGATCATTACTGCATGTATTAGATAAAACGTCAACTGCCATGGGAGGTAGACTTCTTAGAAAATATGTGGAAGAACCTTTAGTTAATAAAAAGAAGATAGATGAAAGACTAGATGTTATTGAGGAAATAAAAGAAGATTTTTCATTAAGAGAAGATTTAATAGATATATTAAAAAATGTCTACGACATAGAAAGAATTTGTGGAAAGATTGCTTTTGAAAAAGTAAGTCCCAAAGAAATGATTAACTTGAAAAATTCCATAGAAAAGCTTCCGCTTTTAAGTGATAGAATAAACTCTTGTGATGGAGATACTATAAAAAAATATATAGATAATATGGAAGACTTAAAAGACATTTATGAGTTAATAAATGAATCTATTATAGAAGAACCTAGTATTACAATTAAAGACGGGAATATAATAAAATCATCTTATAACGAAGAATTAAGAGAACTTAGAGATATTTCAAAAAATGGAGCTTTCATGATAAAAGATATAGAAAATCGTGAAAGAGAAAAAACAGGAGTTAAATCACTTAAAATAGGATTTAATAAGGTTTTTGGTTATTATATAGAAATAACTAAAGTAAATCTTGCAAACTTAGATTTGGAAGGTAGATATATAAGAAAGCAAACTTTAAGTAATGCAGAAAGATTTATAACAGAAGAATTAAAAGAAATAGAAGATAAAATCCTACATGCTGAGGAAAAAATAAAATCATTGGAATATGAAATTTTTGTAAAAATTAGACAAACTATTTATAACAATATTGATAGAATTCAAAATGTGGCTAAAATAATAGGAAATATAGATGTATTTACTTCATTTGCTACAGTTGCTCATATTAATAACTATGTTAAGCCCAGTATTAACAATGATAATAAACTGGATATAAAAAATGGACGTCACCCAGTAATTGAAAATATAGTGGGAGAAGAAAACTTCGTTCCAAATGATACTTATTTAAATAGTGGTGAAAATATTATAAATATAATTACAGGGCCTAATATGTCTGGTAAATCTACATATATGAGACAAACAGCCATAATTTGTTTAATGGCACATATGGGGTCATTTGTGCCAGCAGAATACGCAAATATTCCAATTTCTGATAGGATATTTACTAGAGTAGGTGCAAGCGATGACTTATCACAAGGTCAATCAACATTTATGGTGGAAATGAGCGAGGTTTCTCATATATTAAAAAATGCAACAGATAAAAGTTTAGTTATACTAGATGAAATAGGTAGGGGTACATCCACTTATGACGGTATAAGTTTAGCTTGGTCCATAGTTGAATATATAGAAAAATATATTAAATGTAAGACTTTATTTGCAACTCATTATCACGAATTAACTGAATTGGAAAATGAATTTGATGAAGTAAAAAACTACTCTATTGCTGTTAAAGATGATGGAGAAAATATAATTTTCCTTAGAAAAATAATAGATCAAGCAGCAGATAAAAGTTATGGTATCTATGTTGCTAAACTTGCTAAGCTTCCTGACGAAGTTATTAATAGATCATCAGAAATTTTAAAGGATTTAGAAAAAAATCATATATATAACGGCTACGCCATAAATGGAGGAGCTAATAATGAAGATGCCAATTTAGATATAGGGAACAAATGTTCTAATGGAAAAGATTCAACATTAAACTTAGAATTGGAACTAAAAAAACTGGAAGATAGCAACTTTAAAAATGAGAATGAACATTTAAAACTTGAAAAAGAAAGCTTAAAAAAGACTTATAAAAAGCTTAAAAAAGATTATGAAAAGTTAAATGTTGAATATGAAAAACTGCAAAGAGAAAATTTGGATAATATAGCAAATAAAGAAGTAGCGCTAAGTGAGGACCAAATATCTTTTGATGTAGTTAAAGATGATGATATATTAGAGGAAATAAAAGGTTTAGATATATTAAGTATGACACCATTAGATGCAATGAACGCACTTTTCAATCTTCAAAAGAAAGCAAAGAAATAG